One stretch of Telopea speciosissima isolate NSW1024214 ecotype Mountain lineage unplaced genomic scaffold, Tspe_v1 Tspe_v1.0012, whole genome shotgun sequence DNA includes these proteins:
- the LOC122647140 gene encoding ribosomal protein S3, mitochondrial has protein sequence MARKGNPISVRLDLNRSSDPSRFSDYYYGKSVYQDVNLRSYFGSIRPPTRLTFGFRLGRCIILHFPKRTFIHFFLPRRPRRLKRRDKSRPGKEKGRWWAFGKVGPIGCLHSSDGTEEERNEVRGRGAGKRVESIRLDDREKQNEIRIWPKKKQRYGYHDRSPSRKKNLSKSLRVSGAFKHPKYAGVVNDIAFLIENDDSSRKTKLFKFFFPKKSRSDGPTSHLLKRTLPAVRPSLNYSVMQYLLNTKNKIHFDPVVVLNHFVAPGVAEPSTMGGANEQERSFDKRIRSRIAFFVESSTSEKKCLAEAKKRLTHFIRQANDLRFAGTTKTTISLFPFFGATFFFPRDGLGLSKNLYFEDAREQLLGQLRIKCWNLMGKEKVMELIEKFIDLGGIGELIKGIEMMIEIILRNRRIPYGYNSYLNEVKKMRSLLSNRTKTNTLIESVKIKSVYQSASPIAQDISFQPRNKTRSFRSIFSQIVKDIPLVMPKGVEGIRICCSGRSEGAEIARTECGKYGKTSRNVFNQKIDYAPAEVSTRYGISGVKVRISYSKKNKGRAISETYEI, from the exons ATGGCACGAAAAGGAAATCCGATTTCGGTAAGACTTGATCTGAATCGTAGTTCAGATCCAAGTCGGTTCAGTGA TTATTATTATGGTAAATCAGTGTATCAAGATGTCAATCTGAGATCTTATTTCGGTTCGATACGTCCACCTACGAGACTCACCTTTGGCTTTCGTCTCGGTAGGTGTATTATTCTACATTTTCCCAAAAGAACAttcattcatttctttcttccccGTCGACCACGACGACTGAAACGACGCGACAAATCCAGACCCGGAAAGGAGAAGGGCCGGTGGTGGGCTTTTGGGAAAGTCGGGCCGATCGGGTGTCTTCATTCAAGCGACGGTACAGAAGAAGAACGAAACGAAGTGAGAGGCCGGGGGGCAGGGAAAAGAGTCGAGTCGATCAGGCTCGACGACCGGGAGAAGCAAAACGAAATCAGGATTTGGCCGAAAAAGAAGCAACGCTATGGATACCATGACCGATCACCATCGAGAAAGAAGAATCTTTCTAAATCACTTCGGGTCAGCGGGGCCTTCAAGCATCCGAAATACGCCGGGGTTGTAAATGACATAGCGTTCCTGATAGAAAATGACGACTCCTCCAGAAAAACGAAGTTAttcaagttctttttcccaaagaAGTCCCGCTCCGACGGCCCGACGAGTCATCTACTTAAAAGGACCCTCCCTGCAGTGCGCCCCTCCTTGAATTATTCGGTCATGCAATACTTATTGAATACAAAGAACAAAATTCATTTCGACCCCGTCGTAGTTCTCAATCATTTCGTGGCACCGGGCGTGGCTGAACCATCTACGATGGGGGGAGCGAATGAACAGGAAAGAAGCTTTGATAAGAGAATACGTTCTCGCATCGCTTTTTTTGTAGAAAGCTCGACCAGCGAGAAAAAGTGTTTGGCCGAAGCCAAAAAGAGGTTGACCCACTTCATTCGCCAAGCGAATGATCTTCGCTTCGCGGGAACAACAAAAACCACCATCTCGCTCTTTCCTTTCTTCGGTGCTACCTTTTTCTTTCCAAGGGATGGGCTTGGGCTGTCTAAGAACCTTTATTTTGAGGATGCCCGGGAACAACTCCTAGGTCAATTAAGGATCAAATGTTGGAACCTCATGGGTAAGGAGAAGGTAATGGAATTGATAGAGAAATTCATAGACCTAGGTGGGATAGGAGAATTGATAAAGGGAATAGAGATGATGATAGAGATCATACTGAGAAACAGAAGAATTCCGTACGGGTACAACTCTTATTTGAACGAAGTGAAAAAAATGCGATCTTTGTTGTCTAATAGAACAAAGACTAATACCTTAATTGAGTCGGTCAAGATCAAATCTGTTTATCAAAGTGCTTCTCCGATTGCTCAAGACATCTCTTTTCAACCGAGGAACAAAACAAGATCATTTCGTTCCATTTTTAGTCAAATAGTGAAGGATATTCCATTAGTAATGCCAAAAGGGGTGGAGGGGATCCGTATTTGTTGTTCAGGTCGATCAGAAGGTGCAGAAATAGCTAGAACTGAATGCGGAAAGTATGGAAAAACATCTCGTAATGTATTTAACCAGAAAATCGATTATGCTCCTGCGGAAGTATCTACTCGTTACGGAATCTCAGGTGTCAAAGTGCGGATCTCatatagtaaaaaaaataagggacgTGCTATATCCGAAACGTACGAAATATAG
- the LOC122647147 gene encoding 60S ribosomal protein L2, mitochondrial-like — protein sequence MVMNCDWSKPSTSGFLRPAQNAHTYQDLVHTANKGRVEGGSQLAASWPRPPAYRYDILDLNSQIGNCIPLADIRIGTWVHDIECNPGQGAKLARAAGTFAKIMKEPAPQCLVRLPSGVEKLIDSRCRATIGIVSNPNHGARKLRKAGQSRWLGRRPIVRGVAMNPVDHPHGGGEGRTKGGRPSVSPWGKPTKAGFRAGVGKRRN from the coding sequence ATGGTGATGAATTGCGATTGGTCCAAACCTTCGACCAGCGGCTTCTTGCGACCTGCCCAGAATGCCCATACATACCAAGACCTTGTTCACACAGCGAATAAAGGCCGGGTGGAAGGGGGCAGTCAGCTGGCTGCTTCTTGGCCACGCCCCCCTGCTTATAGATACGATATACTTGATCTAAATTCTCAAATAGGAAATTGCATACCATTAGCCGATATACGTATAGGAACATGGGTACATGATATTGAATGTAATCCAGGTCAAGGCGCAAAGCTGGCTCGAGCCGCAGGAACTTTTGCAAAAATAATGAAGGAACCAGCACCACAATGTCTTGTGCGGCTACCTTCGGGTGTTGAAAAACTCATTGATTCCCGATGCCGAGCTACTATTGGTATAGTTTCCAATCCCAACCATGGTGCACGTAAGCTTAGAAAAGCTGGACAAAGCCGGTGGTTAGGCAGACGCCCCATTGTTCGTGGTGTTGCAATGAATCCAGTGGATCATCCTCATGGAGGAGGTGAGGGGCGCACGAAAGGAGGTAGACCTTCGGTGTCACCTTGGGGGAAGCCCACCAAAGCTGGATTTCGGGCAGGGGTGGGGAAACGCAGAAATTAG
- the LOC122647152 gene encoding LOW QUALITY PROTEIN: 60S ribosomal protein L2, mitochondrial-like (The sequence of the model RefSeq protein was modified relative to this genomic sequence to represent the inferred CDS: inserted 2 bases in 1 codon; deleted 1 base in 1 codon), which translates to MITRYTMRQSLQGRALRQFTFFTGKSAGRNSSGRITVFHRGGGSKRLQRRIDLKRSTSSMGIVERIEYDPNRSSRIAPVRWIEGVQLRRQRKCNTIEEFAPPRKILEPTTTTIRGLFSFSSLPGKVDQRKVACFSPGLMAAYVVVGLPTRMPPWSKSQASAGKVYPCAKDVFFSALSSPKAKGETASLSFGSSFGFPRIAVAGAKPAFFAPRMREKVRGKNTFSLCEVRKWRTHSILWAHRIKRKAALSWQSFRRQETDGLVGAAEHNESKPKTDQGSLPAKPIGEGPKDGACKVDLTREERSNGKAIRPFGSSRSIAHIQXHLIGERGNAHEAPAEREGLPGRMPMGAGFFEKARADSETWDLGLATNEGSSSSFLRQRLM; encoded by the exons ATGATTACGAGATACACAATGAGACAAAGCCTACAGGGGAGAGCACTTAGACAATTCACTTTTTTTACAGGGAAGTCTGCTGGGAGGAATTCCTCAGGGCGTATTACGGTTTTTCACCGAGGGGGTGGATCGAAGCGATTGCAGCGAAGAATTGATCTGAAACGAAGCACTTCGTCTATGGGCATTGTAGAAAGGATAGAATATGACCCTAATCGTTCTTCTCGGATCGCTCCAGTACGATGGATCGAGGGGGTGCAGCTACGCCGCCAGAGGAAATGCAACACGATAGAAGAGTTCGCTCCGCCGCGTAAGATCCTCGAACCTACCACGACCACCATCCGCGGCCTATTTTCGTTCTCTTCCCTGCCCGGGAAGGTGGATCAAAGAAAGGTAGCTTGCTTCTCTCCTGGACTGATGGCGGCTTATGTAGTGGTCGGCCTTCCTACCAGAATGCCTCCTTGGTCGAAGAGCCAAGCCAGCGCAGGCAAGGTATATCCTTGCGCGAAGGACGTTTTCTTCTCTGCCCTCTCCTCTCCAAAGGCCAAGGGAGAGACTGCATCCCTTTCCTTCGGTAGCTCTTTTGGTTTCCCAAGGATAGCGGTAGCTGGGGCAAAGCCCGCTTTCTTCGCTCCGCGAATGAGagagaaagtaagaggaaaaaaCACGTTCTCTCTTTGCGAGGTCCGAAAGTGGAGAACGCATAGCATTCTCTGGGCACATAGGATCAAACGTAAAGCAGCGCTTTCTTGGCAGAGTTTTAGGCGGCAAGAGACTGACGGGCTTGTTGGAGCTGCTGAGCATAACGAATCGAAGCCGAAGACGGATCAAGGTAGCTTGCCTGCCAAGCCGATAGGCGAAGGGCCGAAGGATGGAGCGTGCAAAGTCGATC TCACACGGGAAGAGAGGTCAAATGGCAAGGCCATACGCCCGTTTGGCTCCTCGCGGAGTATAGCTCATATCCA ACATCTGATTGGGGAACGGGGCAACGCCCATGAAGCTCCGGCGGAAAGGGAAGGCCTGCCAGGCCGTATGCCCATGGGTGCAGGATTCTTCGAAAAAGCGCGGGCTGACTCGGAGACCTGGGACCTTGGCTTAGCAACGAATGAA GGAAGCTCTTCGAGCTTTCTCCGCCAGCGGCTTATGTAG